One Streptomyces sp. CG4 genomic window, CAGGATCGCCGCATGTCCAAGACGTTCCCCCGGATCGGCAGACGCCGGGCGCTGTCGGCCGCGGCCGCCGGTGCCGTGGTGCTCGGGCTCCTGCTGTGGTGGCTGCTGCCGCTGGGCGAGAAACCGCCGAGCGGGACGATCGTCTTCAGCACGGGCACGCCCCGAGGGGTGTACCAGGAGTACGGCGAGCGGCTGCGCGCCGAGTTCGCCAAGGACATGCCCGACCTGAAGGTGAAGCTGCTCAACAGCGCCGGTTCGCAGGAGAACGTGCAGCGGGTGGCGACCGGCAAGGCCGACTTCACCATCGCCGCGGCCGACGCGGTGGAGGCGTACGAACTGGCGCACGGCAGCGGTGCCGAGCGGCTGCGCGGAGTGGCCCGGCTCTACGACGACTATGTGCATCTCGTCGTACGCGGCGACTCGGACATCCGAAGCATCGCGGACCTGCGGCACAAGCGGGTGGCGACCGGGCTGCCCAACTCCGGGGTGCGGCTGATCGCCGAGCGGGTCCTCAAGGCCTCCGGTATCGACCCGCGCAAGGACATCGCCGCGGCCGCGGACGGAATCGACACCGGGCCCGACCGGCTGGCGCAGCACAAGATCGACGCCTTCTTCTGGTCGGGCGGTCTGCCCACCAAGGGACTGGCGGCGCTGGCGAAGAAGGCCGGCTTCAAGTTCGTGCCGATCGAGGGCGACCTCGTCACCAAGCTGCACAACGAGGGCCAGGAGGCGCGCTACTACCGCGCCACCAACATCCCCGAGTCGGCCTACCCGACCGTACAGCTGGGCAGCCAGGTGCCGACGATCGCCGTGTCCAACCTTCTGATGACCCGCACGGACATGGACCCCCGGCTGACCGAATGGGTCACCCGCACGGTCATCAAGAGCCGCGACGGCATCGGCGCCCACGTCCACTCCGCCCAACTGGTCGACCTGCGCACCGCCATCTACACCGACCCCCTCCCCCTCCAAGAGGGCGCCCGCCGCTACTACCGCTCGATGAAGCCGTAGCGGGGCGGACGAGAGCCTGTCGACCCGGGCCGAGCCGTTACCGGCTACCGGCTACCGGCTACCGGCTACCGGCTACCGGCTACCGGCTACCGGCTACCGATGGACGGTGACCAGTGCCCGGTGTGCCCGGGATGCCCGGTGTGCCCGCGCGCCCGCCCGGTCAGTGCTCCCCCTGCCGAGGCACCGTCACCGTCACCCGCAAGCCACGCGGCTCGTGGTGGCTGTAGTCGATGCGCCCGCCGCCCGCCGCGAGCAACGCGCGCGTGATGGACAGGCCGAGGCCGGAGCCCTTGATGTTCTGGTGGCGGCCGCTGCGCCAGAAGCGGTCGCCCACGCGCGCGAGTTCCTCGTCGGTGAGGCCGGGTCCGGTGTCGGTGACGACGACCGAGGAGGTGTCGCCGTCGGCGGCGACGGTGACCTCCACCGTGCCGCCCTCGGGGGTGAACTTCACTGCGTTGTCGATCACCGCGTCCAGGGCGCTGGACAGGGTGATCGGGTCCGCCCAGGCGGTCGTGGGCGGACAGTCCCCGGTCAGCCGGACGCCCTTCGCGTCGGCGGCCGGTGACCAGGCGGCGACCCGCTCCCCCGCGAGCGCGCCGATGTCGGTCAGGCTCAGGTCCGCCGCGGCGTGCTCGGCCAGCGCCAGGTCGAGCAGGTCGTCCAGGACCTGCGCGAGGCGCTTGCCCTCGGTGCGGACCGAGGCGATCTCCTCGTTGCCCTCGGGGAGTTCGAGGGCGAGCAGTTCGATGCGCAGCAGCAGCGCCGAGAGCGGGTTGCGCAGTTGGTGCGAGGCGTCGGCGACGAAGGCGCGCTGCTGCTCCAGCACGTCCTCGACGTTGTCCGCCATCTCGTTGAACGACCGGGCCAGCCGTCTGAGTTCCGGCGGCCCGCCGGCGGCCGCGACCCGGGACTTCAGGCGTCCGGTGGCGATGTCGTGCGTGGTGGCGTCCAGGACCCGCACCGGCCTGAGCACCCAGCCGGTCAGCCGCAGCGCGGCGCCGACGGCCAGCAGCATCGCCGCGATCTCTCCGGCCCCGATCAGCAGCCAGCCGCGCAGGGTCCGCGAACGCATCTGCCCGGTGGGCGAGTCGGTGACCACGACCGCCACGACGTCCCCGTCCCGGATCACCGGGGAGGCGACGATGAGCCGGCTGCGCTGCCAGGGCCACACCTGTTTCGGGTCGTGGCTGCGCCGGCTGAGCAGGGCCTCGTCGAAGGCGTCCCGCACCTCCCCCGTCTGCGGTACGAACCAGTCGCCGGGGGAGTTGGCCATCGCCGAGCTGTTGCGGTAGAAGACGCCCGCGCGGATGCCGTAGACGCCGTAGTAGCTGTCCAGTTCGCTGCGCAGAGCCTCCAGGCGTTCGTCGGTGCTCGTGCGGCGGGAGCCGCTGGGCCCGCTCGTGACGAACTGGGCGAGCGCCGCGAAGCGGGCCGTGTCGTCGATGCGGTCGACGACGACCTTCTGCTGCTGGGCGGCGGCCAGGCTGACGGCGAGCGGAAGCCCGAGGGCGAGGAGTACGGCCGCCATCAGGACGATGAGCAGCGGCAGCAGACGTGCGCGCACCCGTCCCCGCTAGGCGGCCGGGGCGACGAGGCGGTAGCCGACGCCGCGTACGGTCTCGATCAGCGCGGGCATGCGCAGTTTGGCCCGCAGGGAGGCGACGTGCACCTCCAGGGTGCGGCCGGTCCCCTCCCAACTGGTGCGCCAGACCTCGCTGATGATCTGTTCCCGCCGGAAGACCACACCGGGGCGCTGCGCGAGCAGGGCGAGCAGGTCGAACTCCTTGCGGGTCAGTTGGATGGTCGAACCGTCTACGGTGACCTGCCGGGTGGGCAGTTCTATCCGCATCGGGCCGAGCAGCAGGGAGCTCTCGGTACCGGCCCCCGCGTCCTCGTGGACGCTGCGCCGGCTGACGGCGTGGATACGGGCGAGCAGTTCCCCGGTGTCGTACGGCTTCACCACGTAGTCGTCGGCGCCGAGGTTGAGCCCGTGGATACGGGAGCGGACATCGGAGCGGGCGGTGACCATGATCACCGGCGTGCTGGTGCGTTTGCGTATCTTGCCGCACACCTCGTAGCCGTCCTGGTCGGGCAGGCCGAGGTCGAGCAGGACCACGCCGAAACCGTTGCCCTCGGGCACGAGGGCCTGGAGGGCCTCCTCGCCGCTGCGCGCGTGGGTGACGTCGAAACCGTGCCGCGCGAGTACGGCGGACAGGGCCGCGGCGACGTGGTTGTCGTCCTCGACGAGCAGCAGTCTCATCCCGGCCCCCTCCGGTTCAGCGGTCGTACGGTCTAGGTTCTCGTGCGTCAGGTAGCCCGCACGCGCGCGTGCACCCTGGCAGTCACGCTGATGGATAAGGACGGCGTCAAGAGGGTTCCGGTTGCCCGGCGTTTCCGTTATCCGGCCGATACGCACGCGGGCGGCAGGTACTACGACACGTGTCCGATTGCTATCGGATCGTGATGCTCAGATCTCCCTCAGATGTGATGACGCAGGTCACAGCCGCTCACTACTGTCCTCCGAAACCGAGGAGGACGGAGCCTGAGAGCGATGACCAATGTAGCGGTGGCCAAGGAAGGCGGGGCCACGTCCGACGATCTGGTCGTCCTGAAGAGCGTCAACAAGCACTTCGGCGCGTTGCATGTGCTCCAGGACATCGACCTGACGATCGCCCGCGGCGAGGTCGTCGTGGTCATCGGGCCCTCCGGGTCCGGAAAGTCGACCCTGTGCCGCACCATCAACCGCCTGGAGACGATCGACTCGGGCGCCATCACGATCGACGGAAAGCCGCTGCCCCAGGAGGGCAAGGAGCTGGCCCGGCTGCGGGCGGACGTCGGGATGGTCTTCCAGTCCTTCAACCTCTTCGCGCACAAGACCGTGCTCGAGAACGTGATGCTGGGCCAGCTCAAGGTCCGCAAGGCGGACAAGAAGCAGGCCGAGGAGAAGGCCCGGTCGCTGCTCGACCGGGTCGGCGTGGGCACCCAGGCGGACAAGTACCCCGCCCAGCTCTCCGGCGGCCAGCAGCAGCGCGTCGCCATCGCGCGGGCGCTGGCGATGGACCCGAAGGTCATGCTCTTCGACGAGCCGACCTCCGCCCTCGACCCCGAGATGATCAACGAGGTCCTCGAGGTCATGCAGCAGCTCGCCCGCGAGGGCATGACGATGGTCGTCGTCACCCACGAGATGGGCTTCGCGCGTTCGGCCGCGAACCGGGTGGTCTTCATGGCCGACGGCCGGATCGTCGAACAGGCCGCGCCCGACCAGTTCTTCAGCAACCCGCGCAGCGACCGGGCCAAGGACTTCCTGTCCAAGATCCTGCACCACTGACGGTACGAGCGGCCGCCCCAGCATGGGTCGGCTTTTCCAACGGACCTCGTTCCTCTCCATTCATAAGGACGTTCAGCATGAAGCTCCGCAAGGTCACCGCCGTCTCGGCCGTCGCCCTCGCCCTCGCCGTGTCGGTCACCGCGTGCAGCGGCAAGAAGAACGACAGCGGCTCCTCCGGTGGCAAGAAGATCACCATCGGTATCAAGTTCGATCAGCCGGGCCTCGGCCAGAAGACCCCGCAGGGCTACGCGGGCTTCGACGTGGACGTGGCCACCTATGTCGCCAAGAAGCTCGGTTACAGCGCCGACCAGATCGAGTGGAAGGAGTCGAAGAGCGCCGACCGCGAGACCATGCTGCAGCGCGGTGACGTCGACTTCATCACAGCCACGTACTCGATCACGCCGAAGCGTCAGGCGAAGGTCGACTTCGCGGGCCCGTATCTGCTGGCCCACCAGGACGTGCTGCTGCGCGCGGACGACACGAAGATCAAGTCTCCGGCGGATCTGAACGGCAAGAAGCTCTGCTCGGTGGCCGGCTCGACCTCGGCGCAGAACCTCCACGACAAGCTGGCTCCCCAGGCGAACCTCCAGACGTACCCGACCTACTCCGCCTGTCTGGGGGGTCTGCAGAGCGGCGCCATCGACGCCCTCACCACGGACGACTCCATCCTCGCGGGCTACGCCTCCCAGGCCCAGTTCAAGGGCAAGTTCAAGCTGGGCGGCTTCAAGATGACCAACGAGAACTACGGCATCGGCGTCAAGAAGGGCAGCGACCTCAAGGCCAAGATCAACAAGGCCCTTGAGGAGATGGTCTCCGACGGCTCGTGGGAGACGGCCGTGAAGAAGAACTTCGGTCCGGCCGACTACAAGAACGAGGCCGCCCCGAAGATCGGCGACATCAAGAGCTGAGGCAACGCCCCGCCGGTGCGCCGCCTCTGAACACGGCGGCGCACCGGGGCATCCCTACACGCGGAAGCGCGGGAGATCGTGTTCGACTTTCTTGACAAGTACGACGTGCTGGGCGCCTTCTGGACGACGGTGCAGCTCACGCTGCTGTCGGCCGTGGGCTCCCTGGTCTGGGGCACTCTGCTGGCCGCCATGCGGGTGGGCCCGGTACCGCTGATGCGCGGTTTCGGCACCGCCTACGTGAACATCGTGCGGAACATCCCCCTCACGGTGATCATCCTCTTCTCCTCCCTCGGCCTGAACCAGAATCTGAGCATCAACCTCGGTGCAAAAGACTTCGACACGATCAACTTCCGGCTGGCCGTGCTCGGTCTGATCGTCTACACCTCGGCCTTCGTGTGCGAGGCGATCCGGGCCGGCATCAACACGGTGCCGGTCGGCCAGGCGGAGGCGGCGCGGGCCATCGGACTGAATTTCCCCCAGGTGCTGGGCCTGGTCGTACTGCCTCAGGCCCTCCGCGCGGCCGTCGCTCCGCTGGCCAACGTACTGATCGCGCTGACGAAGAACACGACGGTGGCGGCCGCGATCGGCGTGGCGGAGGCAGCCTTCCTGATGAAGAAGATGATCGAGAACGAGGCGCAGCTGCTGGCGATCTCCGCGGTCATCGCCTTCGGGTTCGTCTGCCTGACCCTGCCGACCGGTCTGATCCTCGGCTGGGTGGGCAAGAAGGTGGCGGTGAAGCGATGAGCTCGGTCCTGTACGACGTCCAGGGACCGCGCGCCAAGCGGCGCAACGTCCTGTACACGGCGGTCTTCCTGATCGCCCTCGGGGCCGTCGCATGGTGGGTGTACAAGGCGTTCGACGACAAGGGACAGCTGGCCTGGGCACTGTGGAAGCCCTTCTTCGGCGGCACCGAGGCGTACACGACGTACATCTGGCCCGGTCTGCAGAAGACCCTGGAAGCGGCGGCCCTGGCGATGGTCATCGCGCTTCCGCTCGGCGCCGTCCTCGGTATAGCCCGGCTCTCGGACCACCTGTGGGTACGCGTCCCGGCCACGATCGTGATCGAGTTCTTCCGCGCGATCCCCGTCCTGGTCCTGATGATCTTCGGGCTCGCCCTCTTCGCCCAGTACACCGACGTCAGTTCGGACGACCGGCCGTTCTACGCGGTCGTCACCGGCCTGGTGCTGTACAACGCGTCGGTGCTCGCGGAGATCGTCCGCGCGGGCATCCTCACCCTGCCGAAGGGACAGTCCGAGGCGGCCCTGGCGATCGGCCTGCGCAAGGGGCAGATGATGCGGCTCGTCCTGCTGCCGCAGTCGGTCACCGCCATGCTCCCGGCCATCGTCAGCCAGTTGGTGGTCATCGTGAAGGACACCGCCCTCGGCGGCGCGGTCCTCACCTTCCCCGAACTGATGGCCTCGGCCAACACGATGGCCGGCTACTACGGCAACATGATCGCCTCGCTGACGGTGGTGGCCGTCATCTACGTGATCATCAACTTCTCCCTGACCTCGTTCGCGAGCTGGCTGGAGGGCCGGCTGCGGCGCGGCAAGAAGTCGACCGGCGCGGTGCTCGGCGCCCAGAACGAGGCGAATATCGCGGGTACGGCTGCCACCGGAACCACGGCCTGACTCTCCCTCAAACCCGAATCGCACGACGGTGCGAACCCGAATGCGCGACCCAAGGGCAGTGGTGTGATCGCCACTGCCCTTGGTCACTTGACGCAAACTCTGCCAATGGGTTGCATACGTTGTGTGATCGTGCACCCCGCTCCCCCTTCCTGTTCACTTGTCTCCGTCAGGGCATCGTCACGGGCAGGGGGCGCCGCGTCATGGACCCGGTGATCATCGTCGGAGCGGGGCCCGTCG contains:
- a CDS encoding TAXI family TRAP transporter solute-binding subunit, with amino-acid sequence MSKTFPRIGRRRALSAAAAGAVVLGLLLWWLLPLGEKPPSGTIVFSTGTPRGVYQEYGERLRAEFAKDMPDLKVKLLNSAGSQENVQRVATGKADFTIAAADAVEAYELAHGSGAERLRGVARLYDDYVHLVVRGDSDIRSIADLRHKRVATGLPNSGVRLIAERVLKASGIDPRKDIAAAADGIDTGPDRLAQHKIDAFFWSGGLPTKGLAALAKKAGFKFVPIEGDLVTKLHNEGQEARYYRATNIPESAYPTVQLGSQVPTIAVSNLLMTRTDMDPRLTEWVTRTVIKSRDGIGAHVHSAQLVDLRTAIYTDPLPLQEGARRYYRSMKP
- a CDS encoding ATP-binding protein is translated as MRARLLPLLIVLMAAVLLALGLPLAVSLAAAQQQKVVVDRIDDTARFAALAQFVTSGPSGSRRTSTDERLEALRSELDSYYGVYGIRAGVFYRNSSAMANSPGDWFVPQTGEVRDAFDEALLSRRSHDPKQVWPWQRSRLIVASPVIRDGDVVAVVVTDSPTGQMRSRTLRGWLLIGAGEIAAMLLAVGAALRLTGWVLRPVRVLDATTHDIATGRLKSRVAAAGGPPELRRLARSFNEMADNVEDVLEQQRAFVADASHQLRNPLSALLLRIELLALELPEGNEEIASVRTEGKRLAQVLDDLLDLALAEHAAADLSLTDIGALAGERVAAWSPAADAKGVRLTGDCPPTTAWADPITLSSALDAVIDNAVKFTPEGGTVEVTVAADGDTSSVVVTDTGPGLTDEELARVGDRFWRSGRHQNIKGSGLGLSITRALLAAGGGRIDYSHHEPRGLRVTVTVPRQGEH
- a CDS encoding response regulator transcription factor, which codes for MRLLLVEDDNHVAAALSAVLARHGFDVTHARSGEEALQALVPEGNGFGVVLLDLGLPDQDGYEVCGKIRKRTSTPVIMVTARSDVRSRIHGLNLGADDYVVKPYDTGELLARIHAVSRRSVHEDAGAGTESSLLLGPMRIELPTRQVTVDGSTIQLTRKEFDLLALLAQRPGVVFRREQIISEVWRTSWEGTGRTLEVHVASLRAKLRMPALIETVRGVGYRLVAPAA
- a CDS encoding amino acid ABC transporter ATP-binding protein; translation: MTNVAVAKEGGATSDDLVVLKSVNKHFGALHVLQDIDLTIARGEVVVVIGPSGSGKSTLCRTINRLETIDSGAITIDGKPLPQEGKELARLRADVGMVFQSFNLFAHKTVLENVMLGQLKVRKADKKQAEEKARSLLDRVGVGTQADKYPAQLSGGQQQRVAIARALAMDPKVMLFDEPTSALDPEMINEVLEVMQQLAREGMTMVVVTHEMGFARSAANRVVFMADGRIVEQAAPDQFFSNPRSDRAKDFLSKILHH
- a CDS encoding glutamate ABC transporter substrate-binding protein, which gives rise to MKLRKVTAVSAVALALAVSVTACSGKKNDSGSSGGKKITIGIKFDQPGLGQKTPQGYAGFDVDVATYVAKKLGYSADQIEWKESKSADRETMLQRGDVDFITATYSITPKRQAKVDFAGPYLLAHQDVLLRADDTKIKSPADLNGKKLCSVAGSTSAQNLHDKLAPQANLQTYPTYSACLGGLQSGAIDALTTDDSILAGYASQAQFKGKFKLGGFKMTNENYGIGVKKGSDLKAKINKALEEMVSDGSWETAVKKNFGPADYKNEAAPKIGDIKS
- a CDS encoding amino acid ABC transporter permease, producing MFDFLDKYDVLGAFWTTVQLTLLSAVGSLVWGTLLAAMRVGPVPLMRGFGTAYVNIVRNIPLTVIILFSSLGLNQNLSINLGAKDFDTINFRLAVLGLIVYTSAFVCEAIRAGINTVPVGQAEAARAIGLNFPQVLGLVVLPQALRAAVAPLANVLIALTKNTTVAAAIGVAEAAFLMKKMIENEAQLLAISAVIAFGFVCLTLPTGLILGWVGKKVAVKR
- a CDS encoding amino acid ABC transporter permease; the encoded protein is MSSVLYDVQGPRAKRRNVLYTAVFLIALGAVAWWVYKAFDDKGQLAWALWKPFFGGTEAYTTYIWPGLQKTLEAAALAMVIALPLGAVLGIARLSDHLWVRVPATIVIEFFRAIPVLVLMIFGLALFAQYTDVSSDDRPFYAVVTGLVLYNASVLAEIVRAGILTLPKGQSEAALAIGLRKGQMMRLVLLPQSVTAMLPAIVSQLVVIVKDTALGGAVLTFPELMASANTMAGYYGNMIASLTVVAVIYVIINFSLTSFASWLEGRLRRGKKSTGAVLGAQNEANIAGTAATGTTA